CATCCCTAACTTTGTCTTAAAAATATAAAACCAAGATAGAGGAACGAGAAAGTATGTTAAATACACCAATGGATCATGGCTAAACAAAACTTTTCCGATAAAAGGAACATGACTTAGAAACGGTATATATAGAGAAGAAAACTGTGGGGCCGTTTTACCTATAAAAGCCTGTCCATAATAACCGCTTATCCCCATTCCCAACATGGTCAAAGCTAACCCAGCAACAACTTGATTAACCCTAAAACTCACGGTTAGAAAAGCAAAAAGCAGAGCCAAAGCCCCACCAGTTAAAAGAGCCAGTAATACACCAAACCAAACCGAAGATGCAAGATAAGAGCCAATAAATCCAGCCAAAGCTCCAACAAGCATAAGCCCTTCTAACCCTAAATTAAGGACTCCAGATCTTTCAGCAAAAATCTCTCCTAATGTAGCATAAAGAAGGGGTGTTCCTGCCCTAATAGCAGCAGTAAAAATAGCCTCAAGCAAAATATCTCACCTCACAAATTCAATCTAATTCTATATCTTATCAGAACATCTCCTATTAAAACACAGAAAAACAATATCCCTTGAAATATGTAAACCACAGAAGTAGGCACTTTCATAACAATTTGTAATATTTCACATCCAACAAAGATACCACCTAAGAAGAAGGAGACAAAAAGCGCCGCTATAGGATTTAACCTCGAAAGCCATGCTACTATTATAGCTGTATAGCCATAGCCGGGTGAGAAAGCATGTTGAAGCCTGTGCTGAACTCCCATAGCATAAAGCGCTCCAGAAAGCCCTGCTATTCCACCACTAAGCACAAGAGTTAATATAATGTTTCTTTTAACATTCATACCTGAACAAAAAGCCACGTCAGGATTATCTCCTATCACCTTTATTTCATACCCCAATTTTGTGCGTTCCAAAACCACTCTCAGAACAATAGCTAAAACTATGGGAACTAAAACACCGATATGAACCTTCCCCCACAGGTAAGGAAGCTTAGCTGACTCAGGAAAGATAGCGGTCATAGGAAATCCAAAACTAGCAGGATCTCTCCAAGAACCATAAACTAAATAATCGACCCATAGCATAGCTATATAGTTAAGCATTAAAGTTACTACTATCTCATCTGCACCAAGACAAACTTTCATAAGAGCAGGTATAAGAGCCCACAAGCTTCCACCAATAAAACCCCCTAAAGGCAAAAGAAACAACAAAAAAATATGCGGAAGATGAGGAAACCAAAACAAAGCTAATAAAGTCGTAACCATAGCCCCTAAATAAAACTGACCCTCTCCACCTATATTCCAAACCTTCATCCTAAAAGCCAATATTAGTCCCAGACCTATCGTAGAAAGGGCTGAGAATTTTATTAAACTTCCCTCTAATCCCACCTTCTTAGCAAAGGCCCAAAAGAACATAGTCTTATAAGCACCAAAAGGATCTCTCCCAGTAATAAGCATAAACAGAGTGAATATTAAAAAAGCTAAGATAACTGACATAAACATAATTGAAACTTCTAAAACCTTACTGCTTTCAATCCTCGGTTCGAATTTCAATTTCATCCTTCCTTCTCCCCTAACCCAGCCATAAGCATTCCAATTTCATAAATACACTCCTCTTTTGGAGGAAAGTCACCATAGAGCTTGCCTTCATAAATAACTTTCACTCTATCGGATAAATCAAATATCTCATCCAAATCTCCAGCTAAGAGTAAAACAGCCGCTCCAGCAGATGCCACATCAAGTATTTTCTCATAAACAAATTCAGTAGCACCCACATCGAGCCCCCATGTCGGGTGAAAAGCTATCAAAAGCTTTACTTTGCCTTCAAGCTCCCTCGCAAGGATTAATCTCTGAAGATTCCCTCCAGAAAGAAGCTTAGCAGGCGCATTTTTATCAGTAACCTTAATATCATATTTTTCTATCAAGGAATCAGCAACCTCTTCCATACGCTCAAGATTCAAGAAAAACTTTCTTGAAAAATAAGGCCTTCTATAGCTCTTAAGGAAAAGATTTTCAATAACCGTCAAATTAGGAGCTATCCCATGCTTTATTCTGTCCTCTGGAATGAAACTCCCACCTTTATCTATAAAAACCCTTGCACCTTTGTTAGTGATATCCTCTCCATCTAAAATTACTTTGCCACTTGAAGCTTTTCTTAGACCCACTAAAACTTCAGCAAGCTCCCTCTGCCCGTTACCTGTAACACCAGCTATACCAAGTATCTCTCCCTGTCTTATTGAAAAAGATACCCCTTTTAAAGCTTTAACCCCCTTATCATTATAAGCCTCAAGGCCTTCAACCTGAAAAACTACATCTCCAAAGCTTTTTAACCTCTTTTTAACCTTAAAAAGTACCTCCCTACCCACCATCATCTTAGCAAGTTCAGGCGGAGACGTTTTCTGCTTATCCACAGTATCTACAACCAATCCCTTTCTCATAACTGTTACTCTATCAGATATTCTCATAACCTCATTAAGCTTATGAGAAATAAAGATAATTGCTTTACCTTCTTCTTTAAACTTACTTAACATAGAAAAAAGAGCCTCTACCTCCTGAGGTGTTAAAACAGCAGTAGGCTCATCTAAAATTAATATATCTACATCTCTAACAAGAAGCTTAAGAATCTCAACCTTTTGCATCTCCCCCACGGAAAGTTGCCAAACTTTAGCATTGGGATCAATAGAAAGCCCATAAACTTGAGAGATCTCTTTTAATCTTGAAGCTACTTCCTTAGAAGAAACCCCTTTAAGGCCTAAGGCAATATTTTCAACCACAGAAAAAGAGGGAACAAGAGTAAAATTTTGTTGTACCATACCTATACCAAGGGAGAGCGCCTTAGCAGGAGAAGATATTTCTTCTTTCTTACCCTTTACCCAGATCTCTCCTGCATCAGGTTGATACAATCCATAAAGTACATTAACAAGCGTAGTTTTCCCTGCCCCATTTTCCCCTAAAAGAGCATGGACTTCACCGAACTTGAGGTCAAAATTAACTCCCCTATTAGCTATAACCCCAGGAAATTTCTTAACTATTCCTTTAAGTACTACAGCAAAAGAATTAGGGGAAGGAATGCTTTTCCTTCCTTCCCCTTTAATTTGAGCTTCCATTATTTCTTTGGGATCTTTCCTATCACTCCTTCAACAAAGTAGTTCATCTCGCGAAGTTCGCTATCTGTGGCAACCTTACCATCAGGAATTCTTACTTTACCATCCTGATCAACTATTGGACCAGTAAAAGGATTAAACTTGCCCGAAACGATAAGCTCCTTATATTTTAAAACCTCATTTCTTACGTCTTCAGGAACCATAGGGCCAAAGGGAGCTAAACCAACTACACCCTTATCCATCCCCCACCATATATCCTCGCTTTTCCATTTACCTTCTAAAACATTTTTAATAACATAAGCATATATTACGCCCCAGTTCCATACAGGAGCAGTTAAGTGTGCCTTCGGCGCAAAAGCGCTCATATCAGAATTATAACCTATAGAGTATACCCCCTTTTCCTGCGCTGCTTGTTGAGGAGCTGGTGAGTCCTGATGTTGAGCTATAACGTCACAACCAGCTTCTATTAAACTTAAGGCTGCTTCCTTCTCCGTAGCTGGGTCATACCAAGTGTTAGTCCAAACCACATGAACCGTAACTTTAGGGTTAACCTTCCTCGCACCCAAGGTAAAAGCATTTATTCCTCTTATAACCTCAGGTATAGGGTGAGCTGCAACATAGCCAAGCTTATTGCTCTTAGTCATTCTACCAGCTACAATACCACTCAAAAAGCGAGCTTCCTCAATCTTCCCAAAATAAATACCAACATTTGGAGCCATCTTAAATCCAGAACAGTGCATAAAGACTACATTGGGGTACTTTTTCGCTACCTCAATCGTAGGATCCATAAAACCGTAACTTGTTGTAAATATAACCTTACATCCCATGGCTACAAGATGCTCTATGGCTCTTGCAGCTTCAGCTCCTTCAGGAACCGATTCAAGATATACAGTTTCAACGTTCGGAAACTGCTTCTCAAGGTACTTCCTCCCTTGATCATGAGCGTAAGTCCAACCAGCATCACCAACAGGGCCAACATAAACAAACCCAACCTTAAGCTTCTCCTGAGCAGCAAGAACCGACACACCGAAAGAGCCAAAAGACAAAGCAAAAACCAATAAACCTACTAACCATAACTTTTTCAAGAGATACACCTCCTTTGTTATTTTATTTTATCACCTCAAACTAAGATAGATATTCCACCTGCTTTATTCTCTTCTAAATCAGAAGAAATACGAAAATAACCCTTCCTATCTATAAAGTTAGCTATCCTTCTAAAATAAAGATAACGACAAACAGCATAAAATTTAGGAACCCTTTCACACTTACGTTAGCGTATACACTTTCTTTTCAACAAATGAAGCTTTAAACACCTTCAATCAAAGCTTTTCTGGAGGAAATAAATTAAGTAACTCCTCCATTGTAGATGGAACCAGTATCTTTCCAGCTATAAGTTTCTCCTTGATATTTTCGATTAAACTAAGAATTTCCTGTGGTATAACCCTTTTCAGAGCAGGTATCCCTTCTACGCTGAAAACTCCCTCACGTAAACCCATATAACAAACCTCACTATTAAAACCCACCTTAGCTAAACTAATTATAGCTAAATAAGTTGCTAAGTCCACTCTTCTTACTATATTTAACACGTTACTGTTTGTATTTACCAAGCCCCTATCAAGATCTACACCAATAACAAAAAATTCTTTTTCTCTCTCTTTGGCTACTTCCAGAATACCAAGCCCGCTTTTTCCAGCCACTTGAAAAATTACATCTACCCCCTGACCGAACAAGAATTTCCCTGCTTCCTTTCCCTTTTCAGGATCATTAAATGTACCAACATAGGATTCCAAAACCTCCACATCTTTTCCAACTAGTTTAGAATAAATTTTAATCCCAGCTTTATACCCTATGAGAAACTTATCATTTCGAGATGCTTTTACCCCTCCTAAATATCCAACTTTATTAACTTTAGTGATCGCAGATGCAAGAAGCCCGGCAAGAAAACCTATCTCTTCATCTTTAAACAATATCGATTTCACATTTGCTGATTCCACTTCCCCATCAATTAAGAGGAACTTTTTCCCAGGACACAGAGATGCGACCTTAAGAAGAGGGTCAGACATCAAAAAACCAGCAGTTACGATTATATTCCCCTCACTTGCGCTTTCATAGAGATTTAAGAAATAATCATCCTGTTTAAAAGATTGAACAACTTTTGCCTTTAAACCAAGTTCCCTTGCAGCCTGTTGAATTCCAAGCCAGCATCTATCGTTAAGTCCGTTATCTCCAAGACCACATATATCCGTCACCAAAACTATATCAAAGGAAGATGCCAAAGCAGAAAAAGGGGAAATATATAAAAAACAAAGAAAAAATACTAAAAATCTCACCAAAAGCGATCCCTCCCATAAGAAAGCTTAAAGCGAGAAAATAAAGAGGGCACTCCCTTAAGGAGCGCCCTTCTTGAGGTCAGTGGTGGGTGGTGCTGGAATTGAACCAGCGGCCTCTTCCGCGTCAGGGAAGCGCTCTCCCACTGAGCTAACCACCCTGCTGGTCTCATTATATCCAAGCTTCCTCTATCTGTCAAGAAAAAAGATCGATTATAAGCTCCTCTCATCTTTCTTATATACTATCAAAAACACATCTTTAATCCTCTTTAAAGAACATTCCCATAATCTCTTAAGCTTACCCCCTCAGAAAGAGAAAACTCTCTCCTTATAACATTAATCCATCTCATTATAGTATCCTTACCATAAAGTATAAAAATACACCGCTTTTTCACATATTTCTCTAACACAAGCACTCTAAGCTATTTCATTCCATTTATTCTGCTGGTTCAAACTCCTCCTTTGGAGCCCCACATAAAGGACAAACCCAATCATCAGGAAGATCTTCAAAAGGCGTTCCTGGAGCAATATCGTTTTCTGGATCACCCTTCCTCGGATCATAAACGTAGCCACAAACTATACACCTATACTTCATCTTTCTCACCTCACTCTACTGATATATCAAAACTACTCTCCCAAAGGCCATGAATGTTACAATAGGATAAAGCTATAAGCTTTCCACTCTTATTAAGTTTAAGAAGATTAACCACTATTGGTTCACAATAGACAGCACCAGTATTAGGTCCCTGAACGTGTTCAGCATGAGCACTAAATTCGTAATTACCTACCTCATAAACGTAAGGATCTCCCTCAGGATGGAAAAAGAGCTTAATCCACCTTATATGATGCTCAGTAGTATTAGGATGAGGTATCTCCTTACCTACTGTAACCTTAACTTCAAAAATCTTGCCTTTCTCGACTTTAGCTGGAGCTTCTATGACAGGAACATGCTTCTCCTTTTTAAAATCCTCCGACTTTATGAAATTAGATAACATAAAACATGCACCTCCATTCCTTATAAAGATTTAAAATAATTTCACCTTTCATTATAACACAAACTCAAATTTTTTTAAATAATAAAAACTAAAGAGGAACTTCACCAACTACAGCTGGAATAAGTTTGGCATACTTAACTCCCTTTTGAGAACCAATTTTCGAGGCTATATCCTTAAGATCTTGAACATCACCCTTAAGCAATATCACCTCTAGACAGTTATCTTCATCTACGTGCAAGTGTAAAGTAGAAACTATCTCTTTCAGATATCCATGCTGCATCTCTGTAACATCTTTCTTATGGTGATCATAAACTATTACTAAAACTGCCATGGCCTTCCCAGTAGTTTTTTCCCACTCTTCTTCAAGTATAAAGTTCCGCATAAGATCCCTAATAGCTTCTGAGCGATTTTCATATCCCTTTAAAGCTATAATTTTATCAAATCTCTCAAGTAAGTCTTCCTCCATAGAAACACCAAATCTAACAAGCTTACTCAAAGATTTCCCTCCTTTCGGAGTGGAAGTTATGAGAATATATTACACCTTTTGAGAGAATCAATCAATATGTTAAAATTTAATATATCCAAAGAGGAGGTGATATTACTTGAAACCTTCCATTGAAAACTGGATCAAAGAAGTAAAAGAAACAGCTAATCCTGAAAATTTAGGAATGATATTAATTCACAATGGAATAGTAAGAGAAACCTCCAAAAGAGAGGATAAAAAGGTAAAGGGGATTAACCTTTCATATAATAAAGAGCTCCTTGAAAAAACTATTGAAGATTTCTCAAAAAAGGAAGGTATTGAAAAGATAAAAGCTTGGATAAATGAAGGAGTACTTAAGGTTGGAGATGATATAATGCTTGTCCTTGTAGCAGGAAGATATAGAACGGATATCCTACCAACCTTTGAAGCACTAATAGAAAAAATTAAGAAAGAGATAGTAAACGAAGAAGAAATATTCTAAAAATAAAAGGGGAAAGGTTTTTTAAACCTTTCCCCTTTTGCTCCCCTTATCATCAATCTTAAATACGTCTTACTTTAGAGGCTTGTGGACCCTTTTTCCCAGAGGTTACTTCAAAAACAACCCTATCGCCCTCATCAAGGCTCTTAAAGCCATTCATCTCAATCCCAGTATAGTGCACAAAAACATCCTCCCCACTCTCTGTGGTGATAAAACCATAACCTTTTGTTGGGTTAAACCACTTAACAGTTCCTTTTACCATCTTTCTTTTCCTCCAGCTTTCTTTAAAATTACTGCAAACTTTTTCCTGCAGCGTGCATAGTATAACACCTATAGATGAAAAAGTCAAGAAAAATTTTATAATAACTATGAAAGGAGGGATAAAATTGAAAGCTTGGATCATCCATAGAATTACTGAAGTATCTTCAGATCCTGAGCCTTTGAAACTAATAGAGACAGAAGATCCGCAAATCGGGGAAGACGAGATACTAATTAAGGTAAAGGCTTGTGGAATCTGCCATACTGAGATAGATGAAATCGAAGGGCGTGCTCTCCCTACAATTTTACCAGTAATACCAGGACATCAAGTCGCTGGAGAAATAATACAAGTTGGAAGAAAAGTAGGGAAATTTAAAATAGGAGATAGAGCTGGGGCAGGCTGGATATATTCATCGTGTGGCAAGTGTGAATTTTGCTTAAAGGATTTGGAAAACCTTTGTCCAGAGTTTAAAGCAACGGGCAAAGATGCTCATGGTGGATACGCTGAATTATTTAAGATAAAAGAGGCTTTTGCCTTTAATCTTCCCAACAATCTAACTTACGAAGAAGTAGCTCCTCTCTTTTGCGCTGGAGCTATAGGTTATAGATCACTAAAACTCACAAATCTAAAGAATGGAGAAAATCTTGGCCTTATAGGCTTTGGAGCATCAAACCACCTGGTTTTAAAAATAGTTCAAATCCTTTATCCTGACTCTAAAACCTTCGTCTTTTCAAGATCTGCGCAGGAAAGAAGCCACGCCTTAGAGCTTGGGGCACACTGGGCAGGAAATATTGGAGATGAACCTCCAGAAAGCCTAAATTCGGCATTGGATACAACACCTGTATGGAGCCCACCACTAAAAGTGCTTAGATACATTAAACCCGGTGGAAGGTTAGTAATAAATGCAATAAGAAAGGAATCTATCGATAAAGAAGCTCTCTTAGAAATGGACTATCCTAGAGATCTCTGGCTCGAAAAGGAGATAAAGTCTGTAGCTAATATAACAAGAAAAGACATCGAGGAGTTTCTTTCTTTGGTTGAAAAAACTTCCTTAAAACCAACAATAGAAGTCTACCCATTTGAGAAAGCAAACCAAGCCTTAAAGGACATAAAAGAAAGAAAAATCAAAGGAGCAAAAGTATTAAAGATAGGTTAAAATTTGGGAGGGATCCTTCGTGATGAAAAGCGTTATAGGAATAGTAGGAAGTCCTAGACGAGGAGGTAACACAGATATATTAGTAGATGAAGTTTTAAAAGGCGCATCTTTAAAAGGAGCCAAAATTAAAAAATATTTTTTAAATGAGCTCAACATCAAAGGATGTCAAGGGTGTTTCGCTTGTCAAAAGGATGGCAAATGTGTACAGAGTGATGACATGAAGTTAATTTACGAAGACCTAATAAGCGAAGAAGCTTTTGTAATTGGCTCTCCTATATATATGAATTACGTGACAGCCCAGACGAAGCTCTTTCTCGATCGCCTACTACCTTTCTTTAAAATAGGAGTCGGAACAAGATTAGATAAAGAGAAGAAATGCATTTTAGTTTACTCTCAAGGTGGGGGAAAGAATGGGCTAGAAATAATGAAGGGCTTATCGCTATTTCTTGAAGCACTGGGGATCAAAGTCTTAGACATAATTGGAGGGAACGGTTTAAATGAAATAGGAGCGGTAAAACGATATGAGGATCTCCTTAGAAGAGCTTTCCAATGTGGTCAAAAGCTAATTTAAATTATTGCCTTTTAGGGGAAATAAGGGTATAATATAAAAAGTGGTGGGCGCTTAGCTCAGCGGGAGAGCGCTTCCCTCACACGGAAGAGGCCGCTGGTTCGATCCCAGCAGCGCCCACCATTTTATATATTTAACTTCATTAAAAGTGCATCTTCACCATTATCCATATAGTAGTTAGGTATAACTCCTATAACTTTAAAGCCGTATTTCTCATAGAGACCTATAGCAACTCTATTAGATGGTCTAACTTCCAAAATTACCTCCCTGACCTTTCTCTCTTTAGCTATTTCAAGAATAGCTAATAACAGCTGCTCACCTATTTGGTTCCCCCTCCATCGAGATGCTACAGCTATAGTAGTAATATGTCCTTGTCTACCATAAAATCTTATCCCTGCATATCCAACTACCTTATCTTTTAAACGCGCTACTAAGTAAACATTCTCAGGGAAACTTAACTCATTCAAAAAGGTCCTTTTACTCCAAGGTATACTAAATGATTCTCTCTCTATCTCAAGAACTTCATCAATGTCTCCCAAGTTCATAAAATCAATATCTACCAGAATCATACTCCTAAATGAGAATCACATCTCCTCTTCCCGGACCAACACCTATAAAGAAAACCTTACATCCAGATATCTCTTCTATAAGCTTAATGTAGTTTCTAGCCTCAGATGGCAATTCCGAGAAGTTTTTTACCTTGCTTATATCTTTACTCCAACCGTCTACCTCTTCATAAACAGGTAAAACTTCATCAAGAAATGGAGTAAACTCCTCCGTCATCCTCCCATTAACTTTATAAGCTACACATATTTTTATTTTTTCAAGCCCTGTCAACACATCAAGCTTAGTAAGAGCAATTTTGTCAATACCGTTAATCTTAACGGAGTATTTCATCATAACACCATCAAGCCATCCACACCTTCTCGGCCTACCTGTCGTAGCTCCAAACTCCCCACCTTTTTCTCTTATAATAGATCCAAGAGGTTCTTCCATCTCAGTCGGAAATGGTCCCATACCAACCCTTGTAGTATAAGCTTTTAGAACTCCTATCACCTCATCTATATCTTTTGGAGATATACCAGAACCGATACAGGCCCCACCCGATATAGGATTAGACGAAGTAACGTAAGGATAAGTTCCATAGGTTATATCGAGAAGTGTACCCTGAGCTCCCTCAAGAAGAATAGTTTTACCCTCATTTATAAGGCTTCTTAAAAGATGAACAGTGTTACAAACTTTGTCCTTTAAAAATCCAACATAGCCAAGATAAGAATCCCTTATCTCTTCAAAACCGAGAGGGGCCTCCCCGAATATCTTAGTTATCATCTCGTTTTTTCTTTGAAGTACAAACCGTAACTTCTCCTCGAAAATAGAAGGCCTTAAAAGATCACCCACACGTATTCCAGTTCTTTCAGCCTTATCAGCATAAGCAGGCCCTATCCCCCTTTTAGTAGTCCCTATCCTTTGACTCCCCCTCTTTCTCTCCTCAAGCTCATCTATCAACTTATGATAAGGCATAACAAGATGAGCAAGCTCACTTATCTTAAGCTTACCAATGCTCCCAACCTCTTTCTTTAAAGCCTCATACTCTTCCACTAAAAGAGGAAGATCGATAACAACCCCATCTCCTACAATACAAAGCTTGTCAGGATAAAGCATACCAGAAGGAAGTAGATGAAAAATATACTTTTTACCATTAAGAACCACAGTGTGTCCTGCATTACTTCCCCCTTGATACCTTAAAACCACATCAGCATCCTTAACTAAAAAATCTACTATTTTCCCTTTTCCCTCATCTCCCCATTGCATACCAACTATTGCAATTACGCTCATTTTTTAACAACCTCACCCCTATGGTAGACTATCTCGGAGGCAAAAACTACCTCCACATACTTGCTTATCACAGGTAAAAGCTTGTTTAAGGCATTAAACGTCTCACTTTTAGCATGACCTATTCCTATAGTCATCGTCCTTCTTCTAGCCAAGGAGACAAGCTTAAGGATATACTCCTCAACTCTGTTTTCTCCACTATATCTATCTATGAACAAAGAATTATAAAAACATGGTAACCCCACATCCAACGCAATATGATAAGCTACGCTATCAGGAGTAGTATAGCTGTCCACAAAAAATAATCCTTTTTCCTTCAAAACGCTCATAACCTTTCTCATAAGTACCGGATCAGTAGTAGCCAGAGAACCCATATGATTATTAACGCCAACAGCATAATCAACACTCGAAAGAGCTCTATTTATTAAATCCCTTATTTCCTCCATATCCATACCTAAACTCACAACATCCCGATTAACAACATGCTTGTAGGCTTGCATTGGAAGATGAAGAATAATCTCTTTTCCACCCCTGTAGCCTTTCTCCGAAACAAAATTTGACCATCTAAGAAACGGAAGCACCGCCAGATTCACCTTATAAGGAAGAGATATAAACTTTGAGGCCAAGTGAGCATCATAACCAAGATCATCTATTATTATGGCAAGCTTTGGAAGACCGCTCTTCCTTCTATCTGGTTCAAGAAAACCAGCAAAATGTAAGCTACCCCTTTTCCCCACACCACCACTAATATCGAGCTTCAAATCTCGAGATCTGATCTCAACAAAAGTTGAAAGAAAAGCATACTTCTTCTTCAACTTGGACCATATTTCATGCTCTGCATGAAACTCACTTATTTCCAAGTAAAGAATTTCGGTTCCGACCAGGAGTACTAAACCAACTACGGCTATAATAAATAGATATGTTGAAAACCTCATTAAATCCTTTTCATCTCTTTTAGAAGGATTTCCTTAGCTTTTTCAAGCTGTAAATCCTTCTTAGAATCCTCTGATTGCTCAACTACCACATCAGGATTAAGCCCCTTATCATGAATTAATCTACCGCTAGGGGTATAATAATAAGCAACTGTAATGTGAAGAGCAGAACCATCATTAAAAGGTATAACTGTCTGAACAGAACCTTTGCCAAACGTCTTAACCCCGACAAGCTTTGCCCTACCATGATCTTGTAAAGCTCCTGCGACTATCTCTGAAGCGCTTGCGCTCCCTTTATTAACAAGAACTACCATCGGACAATAGGGAATAGCGGTCCCATCAGCCTCATAAACAACCGTATGCCATGGATACCTTCCCTTAGTACTAACTATAACACCCTTATCTATAAACATTTTAGCTACAGAAATAGCTTCGTTTAAAAGGCCACCTGGATTATTTCTTAAATCCAGAATTATTCCCTTAAAGCCATTTTTCTTTAACCCTTCTAATGCAGCTTTAAGTTCCTGAGTAGTATTTTGATTAAAATAGGTTATTCTTAAGTAAGCTATATTCTTATCAATTAATTCACTTTTAACAGCTTTAAGCTTCACTTTTGCCCTTGTTATCGTAAACTTCAAAAGTTTATCTTCCCCAGCTCTTCTTATCCAAATAGTAACTTGAGTACCAGGCTCTCCTCTAAGAAGTTTAACAACCTTAGAAAGTCCCATCCCTTGCGTAGGCTCATCTCCAATCCTCACTATCTCATCATCAGCTTTTAAACCCAATTTATATGCAGGGGTATCCTCTATAGGAGATACAATTACAATCTTCTCGTCTTTCTTAGTTATTATTATCCCTATGCCACCATACTGCCCCTCCAATTGAATCTGCTCTTCCTTATATTCTTGAGGATCCTCGTATCTTGTATATGGATCACCCAAAGCTTCAACTAAACCTTTTAAGGCACCGTATTTGAGCTTTTCAGAATCTATTTTACTAGGATCTACGTAATAATTTCTTATTATATTCCAGAGCTGAATCAAATTCCCCATAAGATCAGTAGGTATAGCATTCTGAGGAAGGGGAACAGAAGGCGTAACAGAACTTGAAGGACTCTCCTGCCCAAAAGCAAAAGAGCTAGACAAAATAGAAAGAAATACTAAAAAGAAAACTACTTTAACCCTAAATTTCACCTTTTTTCACTCCCTTTCAAAAAATTTAATATTAAAAACCAAGCAAGCTTATAGAGCTTTATTATCTTCTTCCACCTCCAAGGTTCCTTAAAAGCCCTATAAAGCCATTCCAATCCCATCTTCCTAAACAGATACGGAGCCCTCTTAATATCACCAGCCCAAACATCAAAGCTTCCACCAACCCCCATCATTACTGGAACTCCAAGCTCATCCCTATTTCTGTGCATCCACTTTTCTTGTTTAGGAACACCCATTGCAACGAAAAGATAATCTGGCTTAGCCTCTTTTATCTTAGCTATTACCTCCTTTTCCTCATGCTCATTGAAGTAACCGTGATAAACACCCACTATGTTTATACCAGGAAAAGCAAGTTCTATATTCTTAGCAGCCCTCTCAGCCACCCCCTCCTTAGCTCCCAAGAGAAAAACCCTTCTTCCATAAAAAGCCGCTCTCTCAAGCATAGCATTCATAAGC
This DNA window, taken from Synergistota bacterium, encodes the following:
- a CDS encoding cold-shock protein, with amino-acid sequence MVKGTVKWFNPTKGYGFITTESGEDVFVHYTGIEMNGFKSLDEGDRVVFEVTSGKKGPQASKVRRI
- a CDS encoding molybdenum cofactor biosynthesis protein MoaE encodes the protein MKPSIENWIKEVKETANPENLGMILIHNGIVRETSKREDKKVKGINLSYNKELLEKTIEDFSKKEGIEKIKAWINEGVLKVGDDIMLVLVAGRYRTDILPTFEALIEKIKKEIVNEEEIF
- the nikR gene encoding nickel-responsive transcriptional regulator NikR, yielding MSKLVRFGVSMEEDLLERFDKIIALKGYENRSEAIRDLMRNFILEEEWEKTTGKAMAVLVIVYDHHKKDVTEMQHGYLKEIVSTLHLHVDEDNCLEVILLKGDVQDLKDIASKIGSQKGVKYAKLIPAVVGEVPL
- a CDS encoding adenylosuccinate synthase; amino-acid sequence: MSVIAIVGMQWGDEGKGKIVDFLVKDADVVLRYQGGSNAGHTVVLNGKKYIFHLLPSGMLYPDKLCIVGDGVVIDLPLLVEEYEALKKEVGSIGKLKISELAHLVMPYHKLIDELEERKRGSQRIGTTKRGIGPAYADKAERTGIRVGDLLRPSIFEEKLRFVLQRKNEMITKIFGEAPLGFEEIRDSYLGYVGFLKDKVCNTVHLLRSLINEGKTILLEGAQGTLLDITYGTYPYVTSSNPISGGACIGSGISPKDIDEVIGVLKAYTTRVGMGPFPTEMEEPLGSIIREKGGEFGATTGRPRRCGWLDGVMMKYSVKINGIDKIALTKLDVLTGLEKIKICVAYKVNGRMTEEFTPFLDEVLPVYEEVDGWSKDISKVKNFSELPSEARNYIKLIEEISGCKVFFIGVGPGRGDVILI
- the rimI gene encoding ribosomal protein S18-alanine N-acetyltransferase → MILVDIDFMNLGDIDEVLEIERESFSIPWSKRTFLNELSFPENVYLVARLKDKVVGYAGIRFYGRQGHITTIAVASRWRGNQIGEQLLLAILEIAKERKVREVILEVRPSNRVAIGLYEKYGFKVIGVIPNYYMDNGEDALLMKLNI
- a CDS encoding flavodoxin family protein, with the translated sequence MKSVIGIVGSPRRGGNTDILVDEVLKGASLKGAKIKKYFLNELNIKGCQGCFACQKDGKCVQSDDMKLIYEDLISEEAFVIGSPIYMNYVTAQTKLFLDRLLPFFKIGVGTRLDKEKKCILVYSQGGGKNGLEIMKGLSLFLEALGIKVLDIIGGNGLNEIGAVKRYEDLLRRAFQCGQKLI
- a CDS encoding class II SORL domain-containing protein, which codes for MLSNFIKSEDFKKEKHVPVIEAPAKVEKGKIFEVKVTVGKEIPHPNTTEHHIRWIKLFFHPEGDPYVYEVGNYEFSAHAEHVQGPNTGAVYCEPIVVNLLKLNKSGKLIALSYCNIHGLWESSFDISVE
- a CDS encoding zinc-dependent alcohol dehydrogenase family protein — its product is MKAWIIHRITEVSSDPEPLKLIETEDPQIGEDEILIKVKACGICHTEIDEIEGRALPTILPVIPGHQVAGEIIQVGRKVGKFKIGDRAGAGWIYSSCGKCEFCLKDLENLCPEFKATGKDAHGGYAELFKIKEAFAFNLPNNLTYEEVAPLFCAGAIGYRSLKLTNLKNGENLGLIGFGASNHLVLKIVQILYPDSKTFVFSRSAQERSHALELGAHWAGNIGDEPPESLNSALDTTPVWSPPLKVLRYIKPGGRLVINAIRKESIDKEALLEMDYPRDLWLEKEIKSVANITRKDIEEFLSLVEKTSLKPTIEVYPFEKANQALKDIKERKIKGAKVLKIG